The following DNA comes from Streptomyces sp. NBC_00273.
GCCGCGCGGCTCGCGCCACATCGGCCACATCAGCGGCCCGTCCGGAAGCCGTACCGCCTCCCCCGTGAACTCCCAGCCCAGCCGTTCGTACAGCCCCTTGCTGCGCTCGCTGCTCGCCTCCAGGTACGCCGGCACGCCCTCGCGGTCGCAGCGCTCCAGCACCGGCCGGATCAGCTCGCTCCCCAGCCCCTGTCCCTGCCGGCCCGGGGCGACCGCGATCATCACCAGGTACTCGTGCTCCTCCGCCGTCGGGTGCACCGCGCCCGTGAGGCGCCCGACCAGCTCGCACCGCTCGTTGTCCGGGTCCGCCACGGCCCGCATCCGCGCCGGGACCTCGTCCTCGACGGCCTCGCCCTCGGGGTCACCGGCCGGGACCCGCAGCCACAGTGCGGCCGCCGAGCCGTCCACGGCGTAGTCGATCCGGCCCTCCTCCAGCGCCACGTCCACGAAGACGCCCAGGAACTTCCCGTGCACCGCGGCCCGGTGCTCCGGGTCCGGGAAGACCCAGCTGCTCACCGGGTCGGTGCGGAAGGCCTCGTCGAGCAACCCCGCCACCGCGTCCCGGTCCGACTGATCCGCCTGACGTATCTCCAGCGCCACTGGTCACACCCTTCACTCACGTGTCAACAACCTTGAGCGATCCTAGAGTTGGCGCGGACATGCGGTAAGGCCCGTTCCGGCACCGTGCGGTACCGGAACGGGCCTCGCCCCCTCGGGCCTCTCCCCCTCGGGCCTCGCCCCCCCCTCGGACCTCTCTCCCCCCTCGAGCCTCGCCCCTCGACCCCGGGATCTACTCGCGCCCCCGCGCGCTCACCGCGTACGGCGCGTCACGAACTCCGCGAGCGCCAGCAGCCCGCCCGCCGCCCCGAGGTCCGGAACGGCCCGGGACAGCTGCTGGACCGCCCGCCCCATCCGGTCCGCGGCCTGGGCCTGCGCCCAGTCGCGCCCGCCGGCCCGGTCCACCGCGTCGGCCGCCCTGCGTACGTCCTCCCCGGTCATGGGGCCGGCGTACAGCGCGGCCAGCTCCTTCCCCGCCGCGGTGTCCGAGGTGAGGGCGGCCACGACCGGGAGGGACTTCTTGCGGGCGATCAGGTCCGCCCCGGCGGGCTTGCCGGTGTGCCCCGGGTCCCCCCAGATGCCGATCAGGTCGTCGATCAGTTGGAAGGCCAGCCCGGCCTCCCGCCCGAAGGCGTCCATGGCGTCGACCTCGTCCGGCCCGGCCCCCGCGTACAGGGCGCCCAGCGCGCACGCACAGCCCAGGAGCGCCCCGGTCTTGGCCGTGGCCATGTCCAGGCACTCGTCGAGCGTGACCTGCGGACGCTGCTCGAAGGCGCAGTCGGCCTGCTGGCCCGCGCACAGCTCGATGACACAGGCCGCGAGCCGGGCCGAGGCCGCCGCGGCGGCCGGATGCGGGTCCTCCGCGAGCAGCCGCAGCGCGAGCGCCATCATCGCGTCGCCCGTGATGATGGCGTCCGGCGTCCCGAAGACGGTCCAGGCCGTGGGCCGGCCCCGCCGCCGGACGTCCTTGTCGATGATGTCGTCGTGCAGCAGCGTGAAGTTGTGCGCCAGCTCCACGGCCGCCGCCGCCCGTACGGCCTCGTCCACCGGACCGGCCCCGGGACCGCGCAGGGCCTGGGCGGCGGCCAGCACCAGGGCCGGCCGGATGGCCTTCCCGGTCCCTCCCGCGGCGGGGCTGCCGTCCTCGTGCACCCAGCCGAAGTGGTACATCGCCACGCGCCGCATCGAACCCGGCAGGCTCTCGACCGTGTGGCGCAGCTGCGGGTCGACCGCTTCTCTCGTCCGTTCCAGCAGGGCCGCGGCGTCCTGGCCCTCACCGGTCGCGATGGCGTTCACGGCGGTCAGCGCCAACGGCCGATCTCGACGTTCTCCAACACCCCGAGCGCGTCCGGCACCAACACCGCGGCCGAGAAGTAGGCGGTGACCAGGTAGGAAATGATCGCCTGCTCGCTGATCCCCATGAAGCGGACCGACAGGCTCGGCTCGATCTCGTCCGGGATGCCCGGCTGGTGGAGCCCGATCACGCCCTGCTCGTCCTCGCCGGTGCGCATGCACAGGATGGACGTGGTGCGGGCGTCGCTGATCGGGATCTTGTTGCTCGGGAAGATCGGCACCCCCCGCCAGGCCGACACCCGGTTGCCGCCGACGTCCACCGACTCCGGATAGATGCCGCGCTTGTTGCACTCGCGGCCGAAGGCGGCGATCGCCTTGGGGTGGGCCAGGAACAGCTTGGAGCCGCGCCGCATGCTGAGGAGCTGGTCCATGTCGTCGGGGCTGGGCGCGCCGTCGTGCGGCTGGATGCGCTGGTCGTAGTCGGCGTTGTGGAGCAGGCCGAAGTCGCGGTTGTTGAGCATCTCGTGCTCCTGGCGCTCGCGCAGCGCCTCGACCGTGAGCCGCAACTGCTGCTCGGTCTGGTTCATCGGGTGGTTGTAGAGGTCGGCGACGCGACTGTGCACCCGCAGGACCGTTTGCGCAATGGAGAGTTCGTACTCGCGCGGCCGGGCCTCGTAGTCCACGAAGGTGCCGGGGAGGACGGCCTCGCCCTGGTGGCCGGCGGAGAGCTCGATCGCGGCCTCGCCGTACTTGTTGGTCTCCCGGCCGGTCCGGGTCCGTACGTCCTCCACGTGTTCGCGCAGCGACTCGACCCGGTCGGCGAGGAGCTGGAAGTCCTGCCGGGACAGGGCGAGCACGGTGCCCGAGGTGGCGGCGCGGGCGGTGTACTCCCAAATCGATTCTTCATCGACGAGGGAGTCGTCGCCGAAGTACGCGCCGTCGGCGACGGTACCGAGGACGGCGTCCTCCCCGTAGGGGCCGGGGCCGATCTGGTCGATGCGGCCGTGGGCGAGCAGGAAGAGCTGGTCGGCGGGGCTGCCGAAGGAGGTGAGCTCCTGGCCGGCCTCGAAGTCGATCTGCCGGCACCGCTGGGCGAGTTCGCCGAGGACGTCGAGGTCCTCGTAGTCGCGCAGCAGCGGGAGCTCGCCGAGCTCGGCCGGGATCACCTGGACCTGGGTGCCGGTCTTGATGAACTCCACGACGCCGTTGCCGACCGAGTAGCTCAGCCGGCGGTTGACGCGGTACGTGCCGCCCTGCACGGACACCCACGGCAGCATCTTCAGGAGCCACCGCGAAGTGATCTCCTGCATCTGCGGCGCGGACTTGGTCGTGGTTGCCAAGTTCCGTGCGG
Coding sequences within:
- a CDS encoding GNAT family N-acetyltransferase, with protein sequence MALEIRQADQSDRDAVAGLLDEAFRTDPVSSWVFPDPEHRAAVHGKFLGVFVDVALEEGRIDYAVDGSAAALWLRVPAGDPEGEAVEDEVPARMRAVADPDNERCELVGRLTGAVHPTAEEHEYLVMIAVAPGRQGQGLGSELIRPVLERCDREGVPAYLEASSERSKGLYERLGWEFTGEAVRLPDGPLMWPMWREPRG
- a CDS encoding family 2 encapsulin nanocompartment cargo protein polyprenyl transferase, translating into MTAVNAIATGEGQDAAALLERTREAVDPQLRHTVESLPGSMRRVAMYHFGWVHEDGSPAAGGTGKAIRPALVLAAAQALRGPGAGPVDEAVRAAAAVELAHNFTLLHDDIIDKDVRRRGRPTAWTVFGTPDAIITGDAMMALALRLLAEDPHPAAAAASARLAACVIELCAGQQADCAFEQRPQVTLDECLDMATAKTGALLGCACALGALYAGAGPDEVDAMDAFGREAGLAFQLIDDLIGIWGDPGHTGKPAGADLIARKKSLPVVAALTSDTAAGKELAALYAGPMTGEDVRRAADAVDRAGGRDWAQAQAADRMGRAVQQLSRAVPDLGAAGGLLALAEFVTRRTR
- a CDS encoding family 2B encapsulin nanocompartment shell protein, which encodes MSVQAGSESEAQTPQRSLGTTAARNLATTTKSAPQMQEITSRWLLKMLPWVSVQGGTYRVNRRLSYSVGNGVVEFIKTGTQVQVIPAELGELPLLRDYEDLDVLGELAQRCRQIDFEAGQELTSFGSPADQLFLLAHGRIDQIGPGPYGEDAVLGTVADGAYFGDDSLVDEESIWEYTARAATSGTVLALSRQDFQLLADRVESLREHVEDVRTRTGRETNKYGEAAIELSAGHQGEAVLPGTFVDYEARPREYELSIAQTVLRVHSRVADLYNHPMNQTEQQLRLTVEALRERQEHEMLNNRDFGLLHNADYDQRIQPHDGAPSPDDMDQLLSMRRGSKLFLAHPKAIAAFGRECNKRGIYPESVDVGGNRVSAWRGVPIFPSNKIPISDARTTSILCMRTGEDEQGVIGLHQPGIPDEIEPSLSVRFMGISEQAIISYLVTAYFSAAVLVPDALGVLENVEIGRWR